A single region of the Marinobacter salinisoli genome encodes:
- the bioF gene encoding 8-amino-7-oxononanoate synthase: MRDFEAELAERKKAGLHRVRRRISGPQQPVLRADGKTVLSFCSNDYLGLASHPTNIEALQSALPTTGLGGAASHLICGHHDAHHDLELRLAEFTGRSAALLFSTGYMANMGVISALAGRGDTIFSDRLNHASIIDGCILSRARVRRYGHGDVEALERMLAETAGHKVVVTDGVFSMDGDVAPLRELARLCREHDAVLVVDDAHGLGVLGRHGQGSVAELGLSEQDVPILIGTLGKAVGTSGAFAAGPAMLMEYLVQKARTYIYTTSMPPAIAAATCASLDLVEQGEARRSHLRELVAEFRVRAAALGYPLMPSHTPIQPIIVGENWKALALSKALEERGLLVTAIRPPTVPEGEARLRVTFSAGHSKEDLERLLAGLSECQNLLYATEDSL; the protein is encoded by the coding sequence TTGCGAGACTTCGAAGCCGAGCTGGCTGAGCGAAAAAAGGCCGGCCTCCATCGTGTCCGGAGGCGGATCTCTGGCCCGCAGCAACCGGTGCTCAGGGCCGATGGCAAAACCGTGTTGTCGTTCTGCAGCAACGATTACCTCGGTCTGGCCAGTCATCCGACCAATATAGAGGCCTTGCAGAGTGCGCTGCCCACCACAGGCCTCGGTGGTGCCGCGTCTCACCTGATCTGCGGCCATCATGACGCCCATCATGATCTGGAGTTGCGATTGGCCGAATTCACCGGCCGCAGTGCCGCACTGCTTTTCTCCACCGGCTATATGGCGAACATGGGTGTTATTTCTGCACTGGCTGGCCGCGGCGATACCATTTTTTCCGACCGTCTGAATCATGCGTCCATTATTGATGGGTGCATACTGAGCCGCGCTCGGGTGCGCCGCTATGGGCATGGTGACGTTGAGGCCCTGGAGCGCATGCTGGCGGAAACCGCCGGACACAAGGTGGTGGTGACAGACGGCGTATTCAGCATGGACGGCGACGTGGCCCCGTTGCGCGAACTGGCGCGGCTGTGTCGGGAACACGATGCCGTACTGGTGGTAGACGATGCCCATGGTCTTGGCGTACTTGGCCGGCACGGGCAGGGCAGTGTGGCTGAGCTGGGCTTGTCTGAGCAGGACGTGCCCATATTGATCGGAACGCTGGGCAAGGCCGTCGGCACCAGTGGTGCGTTTGCTGCGGGCCCCGCCATGCTGATGGAATACCTGGTTCAGAAGGCACGAACCTACATTTACACCACGTCCATGCCGCCGGCCATTGCAGCGGCAACCTGTGCCAGTCTTGATCTAGTTGAGCAGGGTGAGGCGCGGCGCAGTCACCTCCGTGAGTTGGTGGCTGAATTCCGTGTGCGAGCCGCAGCCCTGGGGTATCCGTTGATGCCATCGCATACCCCCATCCAGCCCATAATTGTGGGCGAGAACTGGAAAGCGCTGGCACTCAGCAAAGCGCTCGAGGAGCGGGGCCTGCTGGTTACCGCCATTCGACCGCCTACCGTGCCGGAGGGCGAGGCTCGCTTGCGAGTGACGTTCAGCGCGGGGCACTCAAAGGAAGATCTTGAGCGATTGTTGGCAGGCTTGTCGGAATGCCAAAACCTGCTTTATGCGACGGAGGACAGTTTGTGA
- the bioB gene encoding biotin synthase BioB yields the protein MTATAPRHDWTLQEARALFELPFNDLLFRAQSVHREHFDPNEVQVSTLLSIKTGACPEDCKYCPQSGHYNTGLEKERLLEIEKVISEARVAKERGASRFCMGAAWRSPSKKDMPYVLDMVKQVKSLGLETCMTLGMLKEEQAQELADAGLDYYNHNLDTSEKYYSHIITTRTYQDRLDTLDNVRKAGMKVCCGGIMGMGEDEDDRVGLLVQLANLPQHPESVPVNMLVKVKGTPMEDVDDLDPFEFVRIIAVARIMMPASHVRLSAGRENMNDQMQALCFMAGANSIFYGEKLLTTANPEADADMRLFQRLGIRPEQREQCATEEQEVEAISDAVEHEATRHLFYDATRETAAT from the coding sequence ATGACTGCCACTGCACCCCGTCACGACTGGACACTTCAAGAAGCGCGAGCGTTATTTGAATTGCCATTTAATGATCTGCTCTTCCGCGCCCAGAGTGTACACCGTGAACACTTTGATCCCAACGAGGTGCAGGTAAGCACGCTGCTGTCCATCAAGACCGGCGCCTGCCCAGAGGACTGCAAGTACTGCCCGCAAAGTGGCCATTACAACACCGGGCTGGAAAAAGAGCGCTTGCTGGAAATCGAAAAAGTGATCTCGGAAGCCCGTGTGGCGAAAGAGCGCGGCGCATCGCGTTTCTGTATGGGCGCAGCCTGGCGCAGCCCGTCAAAAAAAGACATGCCTTACGTTCTGGATATGGTGAAGCAGGTGAAATCGCTGGGCCTGGAAACCTGTATGACGCTGGGCATGCTCAAGGAAGAGCAGGCGCAGGAACTCGCCGATGCGGGGCTGGATTACTACAACCATAACCTGGATACCTCCGAGAAGTACTACAGCCACATTATTACCACCCGCACCTATCAGGATCGCCTGGATACACTGGACAACGTTCGCAAGGCGGGCATGAAAGTCTGCTGTGGCGGCATCATGGGCATGGGTGAAGATGAGGATGATCGCGTGGGTTTGCTGGTTCAACTGGCGAACCTGCCACAGCATCCCGAGAGTGTCCCGGTGAACATGCTGGTGAAGGTGAAGGGTACCCCCATGGAAGATGTGGACGATCTGGATCCGTTTGAATTCGTCCGGATCATTGCCGTTGCCCGCATTATGATGCCGGCCTCCCACGTGCGCCTGTCTGCGGGCCGGGAAAATATGAACGACCAGATGCAGGCGCTGTGTTTCATGGCTGGGGCCAACTCCATTTTCTACGGCGAAAAACTGCTCACCACCGCAAACCCGGAAGCCGACGCGGATATGCGCCTGTTCCAGCGCCTGGGTATCCGACCGGAGCAGCGGGAGCAGTGCGCCACCGAAGAACAGGAGGTCGAGGCAATTTCCGATGCGGTGGAACACGAGGCGACCCGGCACCTGTTTTACGACGCCACGCGGGAGACGGCGGCGACCTGA
- a CDS encoding ComF family protein, with protein MIKSTGILSTLLELKVNLSRAAGVCVACLGSSATDGLCDPCRSDLPTNHQACPICALPMPRPDLVCGDCLANPPPYARAIIPWRYQFPADAMIRCYKDRGQRQFLRPLVTALGAQLADLLHQDQLTKPDILVPAPMHRRRRMKRGFNQAQVIAEELGLRLNIPVASTLVRRQSHVDSQRGLDKGQRLKNLQKVFEVTADIPERIAIVDDVVTTGATVRTLSALLEAHGAREIQVWALARTPL; from the coding sequence ATGATAAAGAGCACAGGCATCCTGTCAACCTTATTAGAACTAAAGGTTAACCTGTCTCGCGCCGCCGGTGTCTGTGTTGCCTGCCTGGGTAGCTCGGCAACAGACGGCCTTTGCGATCCCTGTCGATCAGACTTGCCCACCAACCATCAGGCCTGCCCGATCTGCGCACTGCCCATGCCCCGGCCTGACCTGGTATGCGGCGACTGCCTGGCGAATCCACCGCCCTATGCACGGGCCATCATCCCCTGGCGTTACCAGTTTCCGGCCGACGCCATGATCCGTTGCTACAAAGATCGGGGACAACGGCAGTTTCTCCGCCCTCTGGTAACCGCCCTCGGCGCGCAACTGGCTGACTTGCTGCATCAGGACCAGTTAACCAAGCCGGACATCTTGGTACCGGCGCCCATGCATCGCAGGCGCCGGATGAAGCGCGGATTCAACCAGGCCCAGGTCATCGCCGAAGAGCTCGGTTTGCGGCTGAATATTCCAGTGGCGAGCACACTGGTCAGACGCCAGAGCCATGTCGACAGCCAACGAGGACTGGACAAGGGCCAAAGGCTGAAAAACCTGCAAAAGGTCTTCGAAGTAACAGCGGATATTCCGGAACGGATCGCTATCGTTGACGATGTCGTCACCACCGGCGCCACGGTGCGGACCCTGTCTGCCTTGCTCGAGGCGCACGGGGCCCGGGAAATACAAGTCTGGGCGCTGGCGAGAACGCCTCTTTAG
- a CDS encoding NAD(P)/FAD-dependent oxidoreductase has translation MPKERLETQTVVIGAGVVGLAVARRLALAGHDVVVLEGGSRFGEGTSSRSSEVIHAGIYYPAGSLKARLCVRGRDQLYDYCRDHRIAHRQCGKWIVASSACQVESLGAIAPRALDNGVTLYSAEGRELARALPELSVEAALWSPQTGIVDSHGLMLSLVGEIEDAGSRIAFGAPVLEAESSPQGHRLIVGGQMPCELLARNVVNAAGLGAVDLARRWRALPESGRPRQWFARGVYFSYGGKPPTQALVYPVPESGGLGVHLTLDLAGQARFGPDVEWIDELDYTVDPQRVSQFAEGIRRWWPGLDPARLSPAYAGIRPKLHGPDQASADFRIDGPESHGLEGLVNLFGIESPGLTSCLAIADEVSARLC, from the coding sequence TTGCCGAAAGAACGTCTTGAGACTCAAACGGTTGTGATTGGCGCTGGCGTGGTTGGCCTGGCGGTGGCCCGCCGACTTGCGCTGGCCGGACATGACGTTGTGGTGCTGGAAGGCGGCTCCCGTTTTGGCGAAGGCACATCATCGCGCAGCAGTGAAGTTATCCATGCGGGAATTTATTACCCGGCGGGGAGCCTCAAGGCGCGTCTTTGCGTGCGTGGCCGCGATCAACTGTACGACTATTGCCGTGACCATCGAATTGCCCATCGCCAGTGTGGCAAGTGGATTGTTGCCAGTTCGGCGTGCCAGGTTGAGTCCCTGGGGGCGATCGCGCCTCGCGCGTTGGATAACGGGGTAACACTATATAGTGCCGAGGGCCGGGAGCTTGCCCGAGCGCTTCCAGAGCTTTCGGTCGAGGCGGCGTTGTGGTCGCCACAGACCGGCATCGTGGATAGTCATGGGCTGATGCTCTCGCTGGTGGGTGAGATTGAGGATGCCGGCAGTCGAATTGCTTTCGGTGCGCCGGTTCTGGAGGCCGAATCATCACCACAGGGGCACCGCCTGATTGTCGGCGGACAGATGCCCTGTGAATTGCTGGCCCGGAATGTAGTCAACGCCGCCGGGCTCGGCGCCGTTGACCTGGCACGTCGCTGGCGCGCGCTGCCTGAGTCGGGCCGGCCGCGTCAATGGTTTGCCCGGGGCGTCTACTTCAGCTATGGCGGCAAGCCTCCGACGCAGGCGCTTGTCTACCCGGTGCCCGAGTCGGGTGGTCTGGGCGTGCATCTGACCCTGGATCTGGCGGGGCAGGCCCGGTTTGGGCCGGACGTGGAGTGGATTGACGAGCTTGATTATACCGTTGATCCTCAGCGTGTTAGTCAGTTCGCAGAGGGGATAAGGCGCTGGTGGCCGGGGCTGGATCCGGCTCGTTTGTCGCCAGCCTATGCCGGTATTCGCCCGAAACTGCACGGTCCGGATCAGGCCAGTGCGGATTTCCGGATTGACGGTCCGGAGTCCCATGGCCTGGAAGGGCTGGTGAATCTGTTTGGTATTGAATCCCCGGGTTTGACCTCCTGCCTTGCGATTGCCGATGAGGTGAGTGCCCGCCTTTGCTAA
- a CDS encoding serine/threonine protein kinase has product MTHDAPAAASTHPYDSLTPDTILDAMESAGFHINGRLFALNSYENRVYQIGLDEASPVIAKFYRPGRWTELQIREEHDFSRELSEADIPIVAPLSMPSGDTLARHGEFLFAVFPQRGGQAPDVSVPDTLYRLGQWLGQLHNIGARQSFQHRPALALLDGLVANNQLLIDGNWVPADLRPAWDSLLRDLIELCAARIDDAGPLVNLRLHGDCHAGNILCRDEQMLFVDLDDCRTGPAIQDMWLLLNGEDAERGAQLGELLEGYEMFRDFNRRERHLIEPLRCYRQIAHCAWLARRWDDPAFPRFFPWFGQPRFWSDQILSLREQLAALQSPSLSLPGQF; this is encoded by the coding sequence ATGACCCATGACGCCCCAGCAGCCGCATCAACTCATCCCTACGATTCACTGACGCCAGACACCATCCTGGACGCCATGGAATCCGCCGGGTTCCACATCAATGGCCGCCTGTTCGCACTCAACAGTTACGAGAACCGGGTGTACCAGATTGGTCTGGACGAAGCCTCTCCGGTGATCGCCAAATTCTACCGACCGGGCCGATGGACCGAGTTACAAATCCGGGAAGAGCATGACTTTTCACGGGAGCTGTCGGAAGCTGACATTCCCATTGTCGCCCCCCTGTCCATGCCTTCTGGCGACACGTTGGCCCGCCATGGCGAATTCCTCTTTGCTGTATTCCCGCAGCGCGGTGGACAGGCCCCTGATGTCAGCGTGCCAGATACGCTGTACCGCCTGGGACAATGGCTCGGGCAGCTGCACAACATTGGCGCCCGGCAATCGTTCCAGCATCGCCCGGCCCTGGCCCTGCTTGACGGGCTGGTAGCCAACAATCAGCTGCTGATTGATGGCAACTGGGTGCCCGCCGACCTTCGTCCCGCCTGGGACAGCCTGCTCCGGGATCTGATCGAGCTGTGTGCCGCCCGGATCGATGATGCCGGCCCGCTGGTAAATCTACGCCTGCACGGCGACTGCCACGCGGGCAACATCCTGTGCCGGGATGAGCAGATGCTGTTCGTAGATCTGGACGATTGCCGAACCGGTCCTGCCATTCAGGACATGTGGCTGCTGCTCAACGGTGAAGACGCCGAGCGCGGGGCGCAACTGGGCGAGTTACTGGAAGGCTACGAAATGTTCCGTGATTTCAACCGCAGGGAGCGCCACCTGATCGAACCGTTGCGCTGCTACCGCCAGATTGCTCACTGCGCCTGGCTGGCCAGACGCTGGGACGACCCGGCATTTCCGCGCTTCTTCCCATGGTTTGGTCAACCCCGCTTCTGGTCCGATCAGATTCTGTCGCTCAGGGAACAGTTGGCCGCTCTTCAGTCGCCGTCGCTGTCACTTCCCGGCCAATTCTAA
- a CDS encoding kinase has protein sequence MPEQEAQYSVRSLILTAVVSIIGTVLVLEATGRIDHSDNKDHVPVGSFEAIHVNPDKAFRMSHKASELHAACENGYLAIAADVDPSFRGILVDYKNRGVRCYRQSPTAPSVPQSPAATEPADDE, from the coding sequence ATGCCTGAGCAAGAGGCCCAATATTCCGTTCGCAGCCTGATTCTGACCGCCGTGGTTTCCATCATCGGGACGGTTCTGGTGCTGGAGGCCACCGGCCGGATCGACCACTCCGATAACAAGGATCACGTGCCCGTCGGTAGCTTTGAGGCCATTCACGTCAATCCGGACAAGGCTTTCCGGATGTCCCACAAAGCATCCGAGCTTCACGCCGCGTGCGAAAACGGGTACCTCGCCATTGCAGCGGACGTGGACCCATCGTTCCGGGGCATCCTCGTGGATTACAAAAACCGTGGTGTTCGCTGTTACCGCCAATCACCTACAGCCCCGTCGGTGCCGCAGTCGCCCGCTGCCACGGAGCCCGCAGACGATGAGTGA
- the cmoA gene encoding carboxy-S-adenosyl-L-methionine synthase CmoA yields MSESKPPGQAPEQTTDRLFATQRRPDDFRFDASVARVFPDMIRRSVPGYTTIIPMIEVITEQYVQAGSNCYDLGCSLGASTLAMRHGIPYQDCRLFGVDNSSAMIERCEHYIALDDNPLPVTLRCEDLLQTELSNASVTTLNFTLQFVAPEARAQLLARIAEATRPGGVLILSEKIHFESEQEQNIQTRLHHEFKRANGYSDLEISQKRTAIERVLIPESLAAHKERLLAAGFNDVVVWYQCFNFVSMLAIKSD; encoded by the coding sequence ATGAGTGAATCCAAACCGCCCGGGCAGGCACCCGAGCAGACCACCGATCGGCTCTTCGCCACACAACGGCGCCCCGACGATTTCCGGTTTGACGCCTCCGTCGCACGGGTTTTCCCGGACATGATCCGTCGCTCAGTGCCCGGCTATACCACCATCATTCCCATGATCGAGGTGATTACCGAACAATACGTTCAGGCCGGCTCCAACTGCTACGATCTGGGCTGTTCACTGGGTGCCTCTACCCTGGCCATGCGCCACGGCATTCCGTACCAGGATTGCAGGTTATTTGGCGTGGACAACTCCAGTGCCATGATTGAACGCTGCGAGCACTACATTGCTCTGGATGATAACCCGTTGCCGGTGACGCTCCGCTGTGAAGATCTCCTGCAAACCGAGCTCAGCAATGCCTCCGTCACCACACTGAACTTCACACTGCAATTCGTCGCACCGGAAGCGCGCGCCCAGCTGCTGGCGAGGATAGCCGAGGCCACGCGCCCCGGCGGTGTGCTTATTCTGTCTGAAAAGATCCACTTCGAGTCGGAACAGGAACAGAACATACAAACCCGCCTGCACCATGAATTTAAACGGGCGAACGGGTACTCCGACCTGGAAATCAGTCAGAAGCGCACCGCCATTGAGCGCGTGCTGATTCCGGAATCTCTGGCCGCCCACAAAGAGCGCCTGCTGGCAGCCGGGTTCAACGATGTCGTGGTCTGGTATCAGTGTTTCAATTTCGTTTCCATGCTGGCCATTAAAAGCGATTAA
- the cmoB gene encoding tRNA 5-methoxyuridine(34)/uridine 5-oxyacetic acid(34) synthase CmoB — MTHFNWQTCYQTLFSDLENTGQARWAERLRTQLKLRFEERPHGDMARWLNAVHSLPEVPDISSDLTRSAVTLSTGAPLSADQQEQLESSLRGLMPWRKGPFDFFGTYIDTEWRSDWKWDRVAPYLSDLRGRRILDVGCGSGYHCWRMLGEGAGRVIGIDPGLLFLFQFLSVKRYLGDVPVDLVPIRMEDLPDNLQAFDTTFSMGVLYHRRSPLDHLLELKGTLRKGGELVLETLVVDGPQGYSLMPEDRYGQMRNVWFLPSCDTLLRWLDRTGFENARVVDVTETTTEEQRSTDWMRFNSLQDFLDPEDPSKTIEGYPGPRRATIIAEKP, encoded by the coding sequence ATGACACACTTCAATTGGCAAACCTGCTACCAAACCCTGTTTTCCGATCTGGAAAACACCGGACAAGCCCGCTGGGCCGAGCGCCTGCGCACGCAGTTAAAACTGCGCTTTGAGGAACGCCCCCACGGGGACATGGCCCGCTGGCTGAACGCCGTGCACAGCCTGCCAGAAGTGCCTGACATCTCCTCCGACCTCACCCGATCCGCCGTTACCCTGAGCACTGGCGCACCGTTATCTGCCGATCAACAGGAGCAGCTCGAGTCATCACTGCGGGGACTGATGCCGTGGCGCAAAGGCCCGTTCGATTTTTTCGGCACCTACATTGATACCGAATGGCGATCGGACTGGAAGTGGGATCGGGTGGCTCCCTACCTTTCGGACCTTCGGGGACGTCGAATCCTGGATGTGGGCTGCGGCTCTGGCTACCACTGCTGGCGCATGCTCGGGGAAGGCGCAGGGCGGGTGATCGGCATTGACCCGGGACTGCTGTTCCTTTTTCAGTTTCTCAGTGTTAAACGCTATCTGGGAGACGTGCCGGTGGATCTTGTGCCAATTCGCATGGAAGACCTCCCGGACAATCTTCAGGCTTTCGATACCACATTTTCCATGGGCGTGTTGTACCACCGACGCTCACCGCTGGACCACCTGCTGGAGCTGAAAGGCACCCTGCGCAAAGGTGGTGAACTGGTGCTGGAGACACTGGTCGTGGATGGTCCGCAGGGCTACAGCCTGATGCCGGAGGACCGCTACGGCCAGATGCGCAACGTCTGGTTCCTGCCGAGCTGTGACACCCTGCTGCGCTGGCTGGATCGAACCGGATTTGAAAATGCACGGGTGGTGGATGTCACCGAAACCACCACCGAAGAACAACGCAGTACCGACTGGATGCGATTCAATTCCCTTCAAGACTTCCTGGATCCGGAAGACCCATCAAAGACCATCGAAGGCTACCCAGGGCCCAGGCGGGCCACCATCATCGCCGAAAAGCCCTAG
- a CDS encoding adenylosuccinate synthase, with the protein MGKNVVVLGTQWGDEGKGKIVDLLTDKVAAVVRFQGGHNAGHTLVIDGKKTALHLIPSGILREHVFCLIGNGVVLSPEALLKEVRELEANDVAVRDRLRISEACPIILRTHVRIDQARERARGNDKIGTTGRGIGPAYEDKVSRRGIRLGDLANPANFEAKLREIMTYHNFVLTEYFKEEPEDIDAALDELRQMGEEILPMAADVTDMLHDFRKRGDHILFEGAQGSLLDIDLGTYPYVTSSNTTAGGTATGSGFGPLFLDYVLGITKAYTTRVGSGPFPTELFDDMGNHLAIKGNEVGTTTGRARRCGWFDAVALRHAIQINSVSGICLTKLDVLDGLETVKVCIGYKTPNGDINRPPIGCEAYEDIEPVYAELPGWSESTVGLTSIDQLPENAKAYIRFLEEQIEAPIDIISTGPDRVETITLRHPFGE; encoded by the coding sequence ATGGGTAAAAACGTTGTTGTGCTGGGCACCCAGTGGGGTGATGAAGGCAAGGGCAAGATTGTTGATCTGCTGACCGACAAGGTGGCGGCAGTGGTACGCTTCCAGGGTGGCCATAATGCGGGCCACACACTGGTCATTGATGGCAAGAAAACCGCCCTGCACCTGATTCCTTCCGGAATTCTGCGTGAGCACGTATTTTGCCTGATTGGCAACGGTGTGGTGCTTTCACCGGAAGCGCTCCTGAAGGAAGTCCGGGAATTGGAGGCCAACGACGTGGCCGTGCGGGACCGGCTTCGTATCAGCGAAGCGTGTCCGATCATCCTGCGCACCCATGTCCGCATCGATCAGGCTCGCGAGCGAGCCCGAGGCAACGACAAAATCGGTACTACTGGTCGCGGTATCGGACCGGCTTACGAGGATAAGGTTTCCCGTCGTGGTATTCGCCTGGGCGATCTGGCCAACCCTGCGAATTTCGAAGCGAAGTTGCGGGAAATCATGACGTATCACAACTTCGTTCTGACGGAGTATTTCAAGGAAGAGCCGGAAGACATCGATGCGGCGCTGGATGAGCTCAGGCAAATGGGCGAGGAAATCCTGCCGATGGCTGCGGATGTGACCGACATGCTGCACGATTTCCGCAAGCGCGGCGACCATATTCTCTTCGAGGGTGCGCAGGGCTCGTTGCTGGATATCGATCTGGGTACCTATCCGTACGTAACCTCGTCCAACACCACCGCTGGCGGCACCGCGACCGGCTCCGGTTTCGGTCCGCTGTTCCTGGACTATGTGCTGGGTATCACCAAGGCCTACACCACCCGGGTTGGCAGTGGTCCTTTCCCGACCGAGCTGTTTGATGACATGGGTAATCACCTCGCCATCAAGGGCAATGAAGTTGGCACCACCACCGGCCGCGCTCGGCGTTGCGGATGGTTTGATGCCGTCGCCCTGCGCCATGCCATCCAGATCAACAGCGTCTCGGGCATCTGCCTGACCAAGCTGGATGTGCTGGATGGGCTGGAAACCGTCAAGGTCTGTATTGGTTACAAGACGCCGAATGGCGATATCAACCGTCCGCCCATCGGTTGCGAGGCGTATGAGGATATCGAACCGGTATACGCCGAATTGCCGGGCTGGAGTGAGAGCACCGTGGGCCTGACCAGCATCGATCAGTTACCCGAGAATGCCAAGGCTTACATCCGCTTCCTCGAGGAACAGATCGAGGCGCCGATTGATATCATTTCCACTGGCCCGGACCGGGTGGAAACCATCACCTTGCGCCATCCTTTCGGCGAGTAA
- a CDS encoding ATP phosphoribosyltransferase regulatory subunit, with product MTVSDRWLLPDGVEDILPPLAGQIESLRRDVMDTCQRWGYQLVIPPLVEYLESLFTGTGNDLQLQTFKLTDQLTGRMMGVRADMTPQAARIDAHTLAQEGITRLCYAGHVLHTRPRHMLAGRTPIQAGCELFGSQSEEADTEVIRLMLEALRVAGLPGIHLDLAHVSIYQSLMGAADFDAATEAAIFDAMARKSVPELDGLLGECESGSPGARLRDLARVSGGREALAQASEILKGFSDDLDAALNKLSRVSDMLAESYPEVSVGFDFCELRGYNYHTGLVFAAYVPGHGDSVAKGGRYDAIGSDFGRARPATGFSLDIRALVSLGQRPCEIPGAIWAPADADPALERAVVEQRSAHTVVRALPEDAGVDPRNRGCDRQLVKRDGTWVVESLG from the coding sequence ATGACAGTATCTGATCGCTGGTTGCTGCCGGACGGGGTAGAGGACATTCTGCCGCCACTGGCCGGACAGATCGAATCCCTGCGCCGGGATGTAATGGATACCTGCCAACGCTGGGGATACCAGCTGGTGATTCCGCCCCTGGTCGAATATCTGGAGTCTCTTTTCACCGGCACCGGCAATGACCTGCAACTGCAGACCTTCAAGCTGACCGATCAGCTGACTGGTCGGATGATGGGGGTTCGGGCCGATATGACGCCGCAGGCCGCTCGCATCGACGCCCATACCCTTGCCCAGGAAGGCATCACCCGTCTCTGCTACGCGGGCCACGTACTGCATACGCGTCCAAGGCACATGCTGGCTGGCAGGACGCCCATTCAGGCTGGGTGTGAACTGTTCGGGAGCCAGTCTGAAGAGGCGGATACGGAGGTTATCCGGTTAATGCTGGAGGCGCTGCGCGTTGCCGGTTTGCCGGGCATCCATCTGGATCTTGCGCACGTGTCGATCTATCAGAGTCTCATGGGCGCGGCGGATTTTGATGCTGCAACCGAGGCGGCAATTTTTGATGCGATGGCACGGAAATCCGTGCCCGAACTGGATGGCCTGTTGGGCGAATGTGAATCTGGCTCGCCCGGAGCCAGATTGCGGGATCTGGCCCGAGTCAGTGGTGGCCGTGAAGCCCTGGCGCAAGCGTCGGAAATCCTGAAGGGTTTTTCTGATGATCTGGACGCGGCGTTGAACAAGCTGAGTCGCGTGTCCGATATGTTGGCCGAAAGCTATCCAGAGGTGAGTGTCGGGTTCGATTTTTGTGAGCTTCGCGGCTACAACTACCATACCGGACTGGTGTTTGCGGCCTACGTTCCGGGCCATGGCGACTCCGTGGCCAAAGGCGGCCGCTATGACGCCATCGGCAGCGACTTCGGGCGCGCCCGCCCGGCCACCGGTTTCAGTCTCGATATCCGGGCACTGGTGTCGTTGGGGCAGCGTCCCTGTGAGATTCCCGGTGCCATCTGGGCACCCGCTGATGCCGATCCGGCACTGGAACGCGCCGTTGTGGAACAAAGATCGGCCCATACCGTGGTGCGAGCCCTTCCTGAAGATGCAGGGGTCGATCCAAGGAACAGAGGCTGTGACCGTCAGCTTGTGAAGCGTGACGGCACATGGGTTGTTGAGAGCCTGGGCTGA
- the hflC gene encoding protease modulator HflC — MGPKGVLGLAGTLIVVLLVLSSVYIIPETHRGVLLRFGELVETDIPAGLHFKVPVIDQVREFDIRVLTMDLPSRQYLTTEKKPLDVDSYIAWKIRDVDQFYRATGGDEFRAQSLLLSRVDNGLRDEFGIRTMHEVVSGQRDELMHTLRDRVNETSVDEFGIEVLDVRVKAIELPGQVSENVYRRMATEREKLAQEFRSRGRELAEGIRADADRQRTVILAEAFAESEETRGEGDREAASIYADAYGSNREFYSFYRSLQAYQNTFSGKGDIMVIDSDSDFMKFLKDPMGAK, encoded by the coding sequence ATGGGACCTAAAGGTGTATTGGGGCTTGCAGGCACCCTGATCGTTGTCCTGCTCGTTCTTTCAAGTGTGTATATCATTCCGGAAACCCATCGCGGCGTCTTGTTGCGCTTCGGTGAGTTGGTGGAAACCGACATCCCGGCCGGCCTTCACTTCAAGGTGCCGGTCATTGATCAGGTACGGGAGTTTGATATCCGGGTTCTGACCATGGATCTGCCTTCCCGTCAGTACCTGACAACGGAGAAAAAACCGCTGGATGTGGACTCCTACATCGCCTGGAAGATTCGTGATGTGGATCAGTTCTACCGGGCGACCGGTGGTGACGAGTTCCGTGCTCAGTCCCTGTTGTTGTCCCGAGTGGACAACGGGCTGCGGGACGAATTCGGTATTCGGACCATGCACGAAGTGGTCTCCGGGCAGCGTGATGAGTTGATGCACACCCTGCGTGACAGGGTGAACGAAACCTCGGTTGACGAGTTCGGTATTGAGGTACTCGACGTGCGGGTCAAAGCGATTGAGCTGCCGGGGCAGGTCAGTGAAAACGTTTACCGCCGGATGGCGACCGAGCGTGAAAAGCTGGCGCAGGAATTTCGTTCCCGTGGCCGAGAGCTCGCAGAAGGGATTCGTGCCGACGCGGACCGTCAGCGCACGGTCATTCTTGCCGAAGCCTTCGCGGAATCTGAGGAAACCCGAGGTGAGGGAGACCGGGAGGCGGCTTCGATATACGCTGATGCCTATGGCTCCAACAGGGAGTTCTACAGTTTCTATCGGAGCCTGCAGGCTTATCAGAACACCTTCTCGGGCAAGGGTGACATCATGGTCATCGATTCCGACAGCGACTTCATGAAGTTCCTGAAGGACCCGATGGGCGCGAAATAA